In Zunongwangia profunda SM-A87, the following proteins share a genomic window:
- a CDS encoding alpha/beta fold hydrolase produces the protein MSFIETTSVEKEKPIKLFYEDYGKGKPVILIHGWPLSHRMWEYQIETLVNEGFRVIAYDRRGFGDSDKPWEEYNYDILAKDLHDIIEKLTLTQVSIIGFSMGGGEVARYIGKYGTKKLLKAGLISAVPPYMLKTKDNPEGIEEDVFEGFKKEIRKDRAAFLENFGQQFVNFEENKDKVSKQQLHYCWTIATKASAKATLDCIDAFGYTDFREDLKKFDIPTLVVHGDADEIVPIKTAGEKSDNMLSNSTYKVIEGGPHGIVFTHKEQVNKIVVDFLKS, from the coding sequence ATGAGTTTTATTGAAACAACTTCTGTAGAAAAAGAAAAACCCATTAAGCTTTTCTATGAAGATTACGGCAAGGGTAAACCGGTAATTTTAATTCACGGGTGGCCTTTAAGTCATCGTATGTGGGAATATCAAATCGAAACTTTAGTAAATGAAGGCTTTCGAGTGATTGCTTATGATCGTCGTGGTTTTGGAGATAGCGATAAGCCCTGGGAAGAGTATAATTATGATATCCTGGCGAAAGATCTACATGATATTATAGAAAAACTTACACTTACTCAGGTTTCTATCATCGGTTTTTCTATGGGCGGTGGAGAAGTAGCGAGATACATTGGTAAATATGGAACAAAAAAATTGCTGAAAGCAGGATTGATTTCTGCTGTACCGCCTTATATGTTAAAGACAAAGGATAATCCTGAAGGAATCGAAGAGGATGTTTTTGAGGGCTTTAAGAAAGAAATTAGAAAGGATCGCGCAGCTTTTTTAGAGAATTTTGGACAACAGTTTGTTAATTTTGAAGAGAACAAGGATAAAGTTAGTAAGCAGCAATTGCATTATTGCTGGACTATTGCAACTAAAGCTTCTGCAAAGGCAACATTAGATTGTATAGATGCTTTTGGATATACCGATTTTAGAGAAGATTTAAAAAAGTTTGATATTCCTACACTGGTGGTTCATGGTGACGCAGATGAAATTGTACCGATTAAAACAGCAGGAGAAAAGAGTGATAATATGCTCTCTAACAGTACGTACAAAGTAATTGAAGGTGGTCCTCACGGAATAGTGTTTACGCATAAAGAACAGGTGAACAAAATTGTGGTTGATTTTCTTAAATCTTAG
- a CDS encoding AraC family transcriptional regulator, which produces MILRIPKNAERANIPLPPEDGFFISENIANHLDVPLHFHPEYELSFIENGEGLKRIVGDCLEETVTPSLALIGPNLAHGWEAHRCMREGIHEISLHFQNKLFGDQFLGLKVMLPIKWMLEQSTQGIAFSPTTAKQLSPKIKNLSKTAGIQYILELIFILHELAISKNKCLLSTPQQFKNPKVNRLALVNHYLKHHYSRKIKLAEISNFMNMSPGSFNRFIKKKTGKTFTEYTNYLRLGFAAKQLIEKETSIAEIAFSCGFNNIAHFNRVFKKYKHCTPSEYRKEFNSLKLVG; this is translated from the coding sequence ATGATTTTAAGAATCCCTAAAAATGCAGAAAGGGCAAACATCCCTTTGCCACCAGAGGACGGTTTTTTTATCTCAGAGAATATTGCAAACCATTTAGATGTACCCCTACATTTTCATCCCGAATATGAATTATCTTTTATAGAAAACGGGGAAGGTTTAAAAAGAATCGTGGGAGACTGCCTGGAAGAGACTGTAACCCCGTCTCTTGCCTTAATAGGTCCTAATCTTGCCCATGGTTGGGAGGCGCACAGATGTATGCGGGAAGGCATTCATGAAATATCCCTGCATTTTCAGAACAAACTTTTTGGTGATCAATTTTTAGGACTAAAAGTAATGCTACCTATTAAATGGATGTTAGAACAGTCTACCCAGGGAATTGCTTTTTCTCCCACTACCGCAAAGCAATTGTCACCAAAAATAAAAAATCTATCAAAAACAGCTGGCATCCAGTATATCCTGGAGCTTATTTTTATTTTACATGAACTGGCAATCTCCAAAAATAAGTGTTTATTATCTACCCCCCAGCAGTTTAAAAATCCTAAAGTAAATAGATTAGCGCTTGTGAATCATTATTTAAAACATCATTATAGTCGCAAAATAAAATTGGCTGAAATATCAAACTTTATGAACATGAGCCCGGGCTCTTTTAACCGTTTTATAAAAAAGAAAACCGGAAAAACCTTTACTGAATACACCAACTACCTAAGGCTAGGCTTTGCAGCGAAACAATTGATCGAAAAAGAAACAAGCATTGCTGAAATTGCTTTTAGCTGTGGGTTTAATAATATTGCACATTTTAACCGGGTCTTTAAGAAATATAAGCATTGTACACCCAGCGAATATCGTAAAGAGTTTAACTCACTTAAGTTGGTAGGATAA
- a CDS encoding SusC/RagA family TonB-linked outer membrane protein — translation MKVPLLAIILLILPISLLAQENILVTGMVTEADTGMPVPSVNVVEKGTSNGVLTNFDGEFAIEVPSDAILVFSFVGYETQEVAVNGKTELQVSFAPATSALDEVVVVGYGTQKKADLTGAVSVVDMESMGRQPSPQVTEQLQGQASGVTVTSSGQPGQAPQVRIRGINTFGDSTPLYVVDGVPTQNINYLNPNDIENMQVLKDAGSASIYGARAANGVIIITTKKGKGGLKVNYNAFYGTQIVPKGNVYDILNPQEHADLRWRAMENTNPGAGITDRQYGSGAQPVLPYYILPGGAAQGEVDESTYYVDPYYTSSDAVNGFNQIIRANQNGTNWFQEIFNNAPITNHNIAVSQGGEKGNFLFSLNYMNQDGTLINTYFERYNIRVNSQFNITDNFRIGENISFSLSDGNRVDVTGENPINHAYRSQPIIPVYDIAGNFAGTQAPSLGNSQNAVAILERNRNNYSKTNQVFGNIFAELNFLEKFTARTSFGGTYSNSTAKTFAYPTYENAENTTYNQLTEDAGTGYNWTWSNTLQYQNTFNDLHDLTVLIGSEAYSNQYKLITAITQGFYSFDPNYVNLGTGSGTQTNNGIYTEDALFSLFGRLDYTFNDRFLLGATIRRDATSRFTNPRHGWFPAASAGWRISKEAFMEDVDWINDLKLRGGYGVMGNQNNVDPANAFITYGSSRVSSYYDLNGTNSNIIEGFQRLRIGNPGAQWEKNINANIGIDASLFNRSLQISADYYRKDVVDLLYNPELPGTAGVSQAPYVNIAKMQNSGLDLSATAFFDLTSDFKMNSTLTFTTYTNEIRNIADGVSYFDEEARRFNGSSIVRNAIGHSVGQFFGYNIVGFWNSQAEVDEANQQAQQILGDPSAEYQSDIGVGRFRYEDTNGDGLISSEDRKFLGNPNPDFTAGLNIELTYKNWDFSMFLYGVYGNDIWNQVTWWHDFYSSFNGAKSYTALYDSWTPENNNASAPIQETGGSFSTANVPNSYFVEDGSYLRARNIQLGYSFSDAFLDQIGFSQLHLYVQGANLFTITKYSGIDPELTGSATAFGIDEGAYPTPKKLIFGVNLSF, via the coding sequence ATGAAAGTACCATTACTTGCAATTATTTTATTGATACTACCAATATCCTTACTGGCTCAGGAAAATATACTGGTAACCGGTATGGTCACCGAAGCAGATACGGGCATGCCTGTTCCCAGTGTAAATGTTGTGGAGAAAGGAACCTCTAATGGGGTACTCACAAATTTTGACGGCGAATTTGCAATAGAGGTTCCTTCAGATGCAATTCTTGTTTTTAGCTTTGTGGGTTATGAAACCCAGGAAGTTGCCGTAAATGGCAAAACCGAATTACAAGTTTCGTTTGCACCAGCAACCTCAGCACTCGATGAAGTTGTGGTGGTGGGATATGGAACCCAGAAAAAAGCAGATTTAACCGGAGCCGTTTCCGTAGTAGATATGGAAAGTATGGGCAGACAGCCCAGTCCGCAGGTAACCGAACAGTTACAAGGACAGGCATCAGGGGTAACCGTTACCAGTTCTGGGCAACCTGGCCAGGCGCCACAGGTAAGGATTCGTGGGATTAATACCTTTGGGGACAGTACTCCTTTATATGTTGTAGATGGAGTACCTACACAAAATATCAATTACTTAAACCCAAATGATATCGAAAACATGCAGGTGCTCAAAGATGCCGGCTCTGCTTCTATCTATGGTGCTCGTGCCGCCAATGGAGTGATAATTATAACGACTAAAAAAGGAAAGGGCGGACTTAAAGTTAATTACAATGCCTTTTACGGTACGCAAATAGTTCCTAAAGGAAATGTTTACGATATACTTAATCCGCAGGAGCATGCAGACCTTAGATGGAGGGCTATGGAAAATACCAACCCCGGGGCAGGCATTACCGATAGGCAATATGGGTCTGGAGCGCAACCCGTACTTCCTTATTATATTTTGCCGGGAGGAGCCGCTCAAGGTGAAGTTGATGAATCTACATATTACGTAGATCCCTATTATACAAGTTCTGATGCAGTAAATGGCTTTAACCAAATTATTAGAGCGAACCAGAATGGCACTAACTGGTTTCAGGAGATCTTTAATAATGCACCTATCACCAACCATAATATCGCTGTAAGTCAGGGTGGGGAAAAAGGAAACTTCTTATTCTCTTTAAATTATATGAACCAGGACGGAACCTTGATCAATACTTATTTTGAACGGTATAACATCAGGGTAAACAGTCAGTTTAACATTACCGATAACTTTAGGATAGGGGAGAATATTTCTTTTTCGCTTTCTGATGGTAATCGAGTTGATGTAACCGGAGAGAACCCTATAAACCATGCCTACCGCAGTCAGCCAATCATACCGGTATATGATATAGCAGGGAATTTTGCCGGTACCCAGGCCCCATCACTAGGAAATTCTCAGAATGCTGTGGCTATTTTAGAAAGAAATCGGAATAATTATAGCAAAACCAATCAGGTTTTCGGAAATATTTTTGCAGAATTAAATTTTCTGGAAAAATTTACCGCAAGGACCAGCTTTGGAGGTACGTACTCTAACTCAACCGCAAAGACATTTGCATATCCCACTTATGAAAATGCGGAAAACACCACTTATAATCAGCTCACAGAAGATGCAGGTACCGGCTATAACTGGACGTGGTCCAATACGCTTCAATATCAAAATACGTTTAATGATCTTCATGACTTAACAGTTTTAATAGGTAGCGAAGCCTATTCCAATCAATATAAATTAATCACGGCAATTACTCAGGGTTTTTATTCTTTCGATCCTAATTATGTGAATTTAGGGACCGGCTCCGGTACACAAACCAACAATGGAATTTATACTGAAGATGCTCTTTTTTCGCTCTTTGGAAGGCTAGATTATACCTTTAACGATCGCTTTTTATTAGGAGCAACTATACGTAGGGATGCGACCTCCAGGTTTACCAATCCAAGACATGGGTGGTTTCCAGCAGCAAGTGCGGGATGGAGAATTAGTAAAGAAGCGTTTATGGAGGATGTAGATTGGATAAACGATTTGAAATTGAGAGGTGGTTATGGGGTAATGGGTAATCAAAATAACGTTGATCCAGCCAATGCCTTTATCACCTACGGTAGTAGCAGAGTATCTTCTTATTACGATTTGAATGGGACTAATAGTAATATCATAGAAGGTTTTCAACGATTACGTATAGGTAATCCTGGCGCTCAATGGGAGAAAAATATAAATGCAAATATTGGGATCGATGCCAGTTTATTCAACAGGAGCCTACAAATTTCAGCAGATTATTACCGTAAAGACGTGGTAGATTTATTATATAATCCCGAATTACCTGGAACTGCGGGAGTATCTCAAGCACCCTATGTGAATATCGCTAAAATGCAGAATAGTGGATTAGACCTTTCTGCCACGGCATTTTTCGATCTGACTTCAGATTTTAAAATGAATTCAACACTTACGTTTACCACCTATACTAATGAAATTAGGAATATAGCAGATGGGGTTTCTTATTTTGATGAAGAAGCTCGCAGGTTTAACGGAAGTAGTATTGTAAGAAATGCTATAGGACATTCTGTTGGACAGTTTTTTGGATATAATATCGTTGGATTTTGGAACAGCCAGGCAGAAGTAGATGAAGCCAATCAACAGGCACAACAAATTTTGGGCGATCCAAGCGCAGAGTATCAGTCAGATATAGGGGTAGGTCGTTTTCGTTACGAAGATACTAATGGGGACGGTTTGATTAGCAGTGAAGATCGTAAGTTTTTAGGAAATCCGAATCCAGATTTTACGGCTGGTTTAAATATTGAGCTCACCTATAAAAATTGGGATTTTAGCATGTTTTTATACGGTGTTTATGGGAATGATATTTGGAATCAGGTTACCTGGTGGCATGATTTCTATAGTTCTTTTAACGGGGCAAAAAGCTATACTGCTTTATATGACTCCTGGACCCCTGAAAATAATAATGCATCGGCTCCTATACAGGAAACAGGAGGCAGCTTTAGTACCGCAAATGTTCCAAATTCCTATTTTGTAGAGGACGGATCTTATCTAAGGGCGCGTAATATTCAGTTGGGATATAGCTTTTCGGATGCGTTTTTAGATCAAATAGGTTTTAGCCAATTACATCTGTATGTACAGGGCGCTAACCTTTTTACAATTACTAAATATTCTGGTATAGACCCTGAACTTACCGGTTCTGCCACGGCTTTTGGTATTGATGAGGGCGCGTATCCAACCCCTAAAAAATTAATTTTTGGTGTAAACCTTAGTTTCTAG
- a CDS encoding RagB/SusD family nutrient uptake outer membrane protein: protein MKKTIYIVAAGILGMVVFHSCSEDFLDKPAYGTLDNKTLSDEKGVEALLIAAYAALDGQDEDNGTVLALGGGSPWEAAPSNWIYGDISGGDAHKGSDGGDQPAINSIATYSVDASNGFFNSKWKAVYEGVTRANSVLKVLNETEGIAEDVKANISGQARFLRGHYYFELKKMFDMVPWIDETTEDYYVSNDMDIWPYIEEDFKYAYENLPETQTEIGRANKWAAASYLGKTYLFQDKFSEAKEIFTEVISSGKTSGGLAYALLDNYHHNFNALYENGSESIFAIQMVANDGTNTIANANQGLMLSYPYNSPFRCCGFYQPTQDLVNAFRTSESTGLPYLDNYNNTPVKNDMGILSNEAFTPDTQSLDPRLDWTVGRRGIPYHDWGYHPGYDWVREQSSGGPYAPKKHIYWQYNADEFSDQSAWAPGNAINVNILRFADVLLMAAEAEAQAGSLTMALSYVNRVRGRIADHPDSWLKDYIDPDNPMQGFSEDYAANYHVQRYPDGYFTSKEQAMKAIMFERRVELGMEGHRFFDLVRWGIAQEVLNDFVQYEGQITTDVRGAEFNTNDRYFPIPQRQIDLSTTAEGPTLQQNPGY, encoded by the coding sequence ATGAAAAAAACAATTTATATAGTTGCAGCAGGGATATTAGGTATGGTAGTATTCCATAGCTGCTCAGAGGATTTTTTAGATAAACCCGCTTACGGAACACTGGACAATAAGACTTTAAGCGATGAAAAAGGAGTAGAAGCGCTATTAATAGCGGCTTATGCGGCTTTAGACGGTCAGGATGAGGATAATGGTACTGTGCTCGCACTGGGTGGAGGATCTCCCTGGGAAGCCGCGCCTTCTAATTGGATTTACGGTGATATTAGCGGAGGTGATGCCCATAAAGGAAGTGACGGAGGGGATCAACCAGCAATAAATTCTATAGCAACTTATAGTGTAGATGCCAGTAATGGCTTTTTTAATTCGAAATGGAAAGCGGTTTACGAGGGGGTAACCCGAGCTAATTCCGTATTAAAAGTATTGAATGAAACCGAAGGGATAGCCGAGGATGTTAAAGCAAATATATCAGGACAGGCACGTTTTTTAAGAGGGCATTATTATTTTGAATTGAAAAAGATGTTTGATATGGTGCCCTGGATCGATGAGACTACAGAAGATTATTATGTCTCTAACGATATGGATATTTGGCCATATATTGAAGAAGACTTCAAATATGCTTATGAAAATCTTCCTGAAACACAAACTGAAATAGGGCGTGCCAATAAATGGGCTGCTGCGTCCTATCTTGGTAAAACCTATCTTTTTCAGGATAAATTTTCTGAAGCTAAAGAAATATTTACCGAGGTTATTAGTTCTGGAAAAACCTCTGGAGGTTTAGCCTATGCTTTGTTAGACAATTATCACCATAATTTTAATGCCTTATATGAAAATGGTAGTGAATCGATATTTGCCATACAAATGGTAGCTAACGATGGTACCAATACAATTGCAAATGCAAATCAGGGCCTTATGTTATCTTATCCTTATAATAGTCCGTTTAGATGTTGTGGCTTTTATCAGCCTACACAGGATCTTGTAAATGCATTTAGAACTAGCGAGAGTACAGGATTACCTTATCTGGACAACTATAATAATACCCCTGTAAAGAACGATATGGGAATTCTTTCCAATGAGGCTTTTACACCAGATACCCAATCTTTAGATCCAAGACTAGACTGGACAGTGGGCAGACGCGGAATCCCATATCATGATTGGGGATATCACCCGGGTTACGATTGGGTAAGAGAACAATCTTCCGGAGGGCCTTATGCACCTAAAAAGCACATCTACTGGCAATATAATGCAGATGAATTTTCAGACCAGAGTGCCTGGGCACCAGGAAATGCCATTAACGTAAATATTCTAAGATTTGCTGATGTATTATTAATGGCCGCCGAAGCTGAAGCACAGGCAGGAAGCTTAACTATGGCTTTATCGTATGTAAACCGTGTACGCGGAAGGATAGCCGATCATCCTGATAGTTGGTTAAAAGATTATATAGATCCTGATAATCCGATGCAGGGATTTTCGGAAGATTATGCTGCAAATTATCACGTTCAGCGCTATCCCGATGGATATTTCACTTCTAAAGAGCAGGCTATGAAAGCAATTATGTTTGAAAGAAGGGTGGAATTAGGAATGGAAGGTCATCGATTCTTTGATTTGGTTCGATGGGGGATAGCTCAAGAGGTATTAAACGATTTTGTACAATACGAGGGGCAAATTACCACCGATGTTCGTGGAGCCGAATTTAATACTAACGATAGATATTTTCCTATTCCGCAGCGACAAATAGATTTAAGCACAACTGCAGAGGGGCCTACGCTTCAGCAAAATCCTGGTTATTAG
- a CDS encoding OmpA/MotB family protein, with the protein MKKIMLLSASAAILLSSCVSNKKYAELEAKQKETQDQLNTATVKLNACLESKDEMTERIKVLNNTNAALLNNVGDLATLSKKEAQNLERSLESIKEKDLAIKSMRDAINKKDSVTLALVTSLKGAIGNMNDDDIEINVEKGVVYVSISDKLLFDSGRYNVTNQAREVLGKVATVIKNKPDIEFMVEGHTDDKSISTSMFQDNWDLSVKRATSVVRILQDEFGVDPKRMTAAGRSYYMPVASNATAEGRAKNRRTRIVVLPKLDQFYGMIEEGMEQASKASN; encoded by the coding sequence ATGAAAAAAATCATGCTTTTATCAGCCTCTGCGGCTATCTTGCTATCTTCATGTGTTTCTAATAAGAAATACGCTGAACTAGAAGCGAAACAAAAAGAAACTCAAGACCAGCTTAATACCGCCACTGTAAAATTAAATGCTTGTCTTGAAAGTAAAGACGAAATGACTGAAAGGATTAAAGTTCTTAACAATACAAATGCTGCTTTACTAAACAATGTTGGTGATCTTGCAACACTTTCTAAGAAAGAAGCTCAAAATTTAGAGCGTTCTCTGGAAAGCATCAAAGAAAAAGATCTTGCTATCAAAAGCATGAGAGATGCGATCAACAAAAAAGACTCTGTTACTTTAGCTCTTGTAACAAGCTTAAAAGGAGCTATTGGAAACATGAACGATGACGATATCGAAATTAATGTTGAAAAAGGTGTTGTTTACGTTTCTATTTCTGATAAATTATTATTTGACAGTGGTCGTTACAACGTAACTAACCAGGCTAGAGAAGTTCTTGGAAAAGTTGCTACAGTAATTAAAAATAAACCAGACATCGAGTTTATGGTAGAAGGTCATACAGATGACAAATCTATATCTACTTCTATGTTCCAGGATAACTGGGATCTTTCTGTAAAGAGAGCTACTTCTGTAGTTAGAATTCTTCAGGACGAGTTTGGTGTAGATCCTAAGCGTATGACAGCTGCAGGTAGATCTTACTACATGCCAGTAGCTTCTAACGCAACTGCTGAAGGTCGTGCTAAAAACAGAAGAACAAGAATCGTTGTTCTTCCTAAACTAGACCAATTCTACGGAATGATCGAAGAAGGTATGGAACAAGCTTCTAAAGCCTCCAACTAA
- a CDS encoding glycosyltransferase family 2 protein, with product MKIAIVILNWNGKALLAQFLPSVIQFSSRANIYVADNASTDDSIDFLRNAYPEVKIIQNKENGGYAKGYNDALKDISEEILILLNSDIEVSKDWLNPILDIFHKESKTAAVQPKILDFKNKSYFEYAGAAGGFIDKYGFPYCRGRIFETIEEDKGQYNDEVDIFWASGACLAIKNAVFKEVGGFDEDFFAHQEEIDLCWRIKNLGYSIKYTGKSCVYHVGGATLDKMNPKKTFYNFRNSLFMLVKNLPKEKMRKIVLQRMVLDGIAGLKFLFQGDLRHFLAVLKAHSDFYVNFSKMTKKRIEKSSKFTYFDVKSIVFEYFALKKTTYKKLI from the coding sequence CTTTGTTAGCGCAATTTTTGCCTTCGGTGATCCAATTTTCTTCGAGAGCGAATATTTATGTCGCCGATAATGCTTCCACCGATGATTCTATCGATTTCTTAAGAAATGCTTATCCTGAAGTAAAAATCATTCAGAATAAAGAAAATGGCGGCTATGCCAAAGGATACAACGATGCATTGAAAGATATTTCAGAAGAGATCTTAATTCTTTTAAATAGTGATATTGAAGTAAGTAAGGACTGGCTAAACCCGATTTTGGATATTTTTCACAAGGAATCTAAAACTGCCGCCGTCCAACCCAAAATATTAGACTTTAAGAATAAATCGTATTTTGAATATGCCGGAGCTGCAGGTGGATTTATTGATAAATATGGTTTTCCGTACTGTCGTGGAAGGATTTTTGAAACTATCGAAGAAGATAAAGGCCAATATAATGATGAAGTTGATATTTTTTGGGCTAGCGGTGCCTGTTTAGCAATAAAAAATGCTGTATTTAAAGAAGTTGGAGGTTTTGATGAAGATTTTTTTGCCCACCAGGAAGAAATAGATTTATGCTGGAGAATAAAAAATCTTGGTTATTCGATAAAATACACTGGAAAATCATGCGTTTATCACGTTGGAGGGGCAACATTAGATAAAATGAATCCTAAAAAGACCTTTTATAATTTTAGAAATAGTCTTTTTATGCTGGTTAAGAACCTTCCTAAAGAAAAAATGCGTAAAATTGTGTTGCAAAGAATGGTTTTAGATGGTATTGCCGGACTTAAATTCCTTTTTCAGGGAGATTTAAGACATTTTTTGGCGGTATTGAAAGCTCACTCTGATTTTTATGTCAATTTTTCCAAAATGACTAAAAAAAGAATTGAAAAATCATCTAAATTTACATACTTTGATGTAAAATCTATCGTTTTTGAATATTTTGCATTAAAAAAAACAACTTATAAAAAATTAATATAA